The genomic region GAATTTTCGGGTCCTTCTTCCGAACCAATCTAGCGCTTCTCTCAGATCCTTGTCTCCGAAATCAGGCCAAAGATTTTCAGTAAAAAAAAGCTCCGCATAAGCGGATTGCCATAGAAGGAAATTGGATAATCTCCTCTCCCCAGCGGTTCTAATCAATAAATCTACTGCCGGAAGGGGGTACGTATACAAATATTTTTCGAGTTCTTTCGTGCTGATCGGTTTTTGGATCGAGATGGACTTCTTCTTTCTTTCTTCCACTAATCTGGAAAACGCATTTAAAATCTCTTCTTGAGACCCGTAATTTAAACAGAAGTTCACTGTTAATTTGCGGTTTTTGCGGGTGATCTCTGCGGCGTGATCGATTTTAGATAAAACCAAAGAGCTGA from Leptospira hartskeerlii harbors:
- a CDS encoding isoprenyl transferase, producing the protein MASSKKKIPRHVAVIMDGNGRWATSKGLSRSEGHRAGADAIDRLMDSSLSLGLEVVSLYAFSTENWKRPITEIRSIFNLLVEFIDSRLDKINARGIRILHSGSRKKLSSLVLSKIDHAAEITRKNRKLTVNFCLNYGSQEEILNAFSRLVEERKKKSISIQKPISTKELEKYLYTYPLPAVDLLIRTAGERRLSNFLLWQSAYAELFFTENLWPDFGDKDLREALDWFGRRTRKFGGLENG